A stretch of DNA from Cryptomeria japonica chromosome 4, Sugi_1.0, whole genome shotgun sequence:
tatatgtatatatatatacatgtatatatacatgtatatatatgtatatatacatgtatatatacatatatatatacatgttcatAAAATAATTAGGTATGCATATATTTCATATACAGgtctaaataaatatatttaaataattaatttgtggTGATGGAATGCTAAGGTTGGTAGATAAATACTTATGATTTTTAAATCAATATTAATATAAGGAAATTATATTAATACTAATATAGTTAAAATTGGAGATTTCAATTGAACGATATAGTTAACATTAAAGTTGTATTGATGTTATTGCAATATTTTAATCATCTTTAAATAGCAATGGGGCTATTAGTAACTATAAgaaattgaaatataatttattagtAAATTTATTTAAGACGAATTGAATGGTATTCAACACTTGGATAATTTATTAGTAAATTTATTTAAGACGAATTGAATGGTATTCAACACTtggataaaatttaaataatttaattattaaattgctGATAGGTTTGGGTGATGTTTTAATGTTGCCTCTAGGGGTTAGTGTCTTTAATCTTATTTAAAGAACTATACCCCATTGAAGTTATTAATGTAAGGGAGACGTGGGGAAGGTTAACTTACCCTCCCCACTTAGCTGGAAAACGTTACATGTTACCCCTCTAGTTAGGAGTTCAATAAAACATTTTATTGCTCGCATTAAAGATTTCATTAAGTTGACACTTTAGTTATCAGATTAGTGGAACTAAGTGAACAACCACATCTAAACATTACGTAAATCACAAGTAattatgtgttttaaaaaaaaaaattgttgttgtgtttttgcccaaaagtttgggcactacaTCTTAGGTCCCTAAGTAAACTATACATGTGAAAATTTATGAAAAGGGTCTAACTAATGTCTATATAGATAATGTACCTTGTTCACACTATAAAGGGATAAATACAATAGGAAAATCATTTGTTCAAACCAACACcacccttaagtacaacttaggtaGAATGTAGATAAATGAAAATATGGCAAAAATGATGATGACGATAGATCCTCGCTACTAAGCCATGTTAGGTTCCAATTTACAAATGTAATATCTTGcaattaaaaaatgagaaaaaccacatgTAAAAAAAGATTCtctaaaagaaagaaaaagattaaaaaaaaaaacttatacaaAATATAAAAGAATGATGAATGAAGGACTCAATATGATCTCGTAAGGACTACATCCATATAAACATACAAGAAATATCCCCCCACCATTAGAGGCAAAAAAAGAGAAATAATGTATCCCACCCATAGAAATAGCTCCTATGTTAATAAAGAATGCTTGAAGATAAAACATGACTAATTACCTACAAGAAACATGCCTTCCTTTAGGAAATGAAACAAGTCAAATAGTTTGTGGAAGCAACTCCATCTCTAAGTGGATATATGAGGAAGAAAGTCTCATTATGTGTTTGTTAGTTCCTGCAGGAAACTATAGCGGAGGCATTCTCCACTAACTGGTGATTAAACTCACTAAAAGCAAACAATCAATAATAGctttttttcaaatattccttcaTGTCCCTATGTTCACATTTTAAAGTTGCACATTTTTTACTTGAAATATCAAAGACAAGTTTTTTGGCGCCTGCAGAGTGGAGTTTGTGGTGGTTTGCAGAGGGCTGCTCAGATTTCAATGAGAGAGAACGCACGATTGCAGAGGCATGCACGGCTTCAGAGGAGTCGCACGGCTTCAGAGGAGTCTACAGAAGCAGGGCTGTAGGTAACATTTGGCTGTTACGGTTATAGATGTCTCTACATGCTGGTTTAAAGTGGAAGATCTAGGGTGGAGCGTTGGCCCTAATTAAAAATGGGGTAAAACCTTTTCAAAATGCAACGGTGGTTAGCAGAGATTGTGCTGGTTACTAGGGACGCACCAAATGTGAAATTCAGAGCAATAGTTGTAACAACCTGGTATTGGATCAGCTATCAAATAAACAACTGCTGGAGATCAGTGGTGTCCCCTAAATTTTCATGCTCTCATAGAAAATGTCGTTATAGAAAGAAGATATATTGTGCTTGGAACAGGCTCCGTGCAACTCATCAATGCTGCCATTAATAGCCTTTCACTCACAAATGCTTCAAATCTAGCAATAGTTACAGTTGTTGCGCCCTTTTGCAGTGTAATATTTCAAATCTCTTTTAtgaagaaaccctaattttcaataatttagtgattttctttctttttttgtgtcAAGATTCAAGTCGACACAAAAATGTACACAACAATTCGATAaagttcaaaaaattgaattttaagagGGGAATCCATAAAGTATTTCTTTGAAAATTTCAACATATGAGACATCTTTGTTTGGTATGCAGGGCTAAAAATGCCCCAGTGGCCTTGACGTTGAGCATTCAATTTCTTTCTCTGCTACACAGTTCCAAGACATCATAGCAGTATTGCTTGAGTGAGCTTGCCTAATCTTACATTAACTAATGGGGATATATTGACAAATCCGTGTTCATATCTTTAAAAAGTAGGATTTTTTAaacttatttttgtttttttagtaTCAATTTGAATGTTGAATGGGTTTTCTAAACTGTAAGCACCTTATCATGCAGTTCCTTTCAAAATGTTGAAGGGGAGTGGAAAGTGTTTATTGACACTGATATAGAgctatatggtgaaaatggagcATATGCAAACATTGGTTTTGGTATTGCCGACTTCATTTGCCTTCCCCTGCATGCAGATATGTCTGATTTGTATGGTGCAAAGGTTTTGATTAATGACATGCAGTTGCTTCATGATATGGATGTATCTCATGCACAGGCAAGTTGTCATCTTACATTTTTCTATATTTTCAGAATTTATTGCTAATTTTGTGTTTCTCGCTGAAGGTGTAGTGTCTAAGATTTATTTCAAACAAGCTGCAGCTCCATAGTTCAGTAACTTTTAACTATGGTTGGCAAAGTAAGAAATTTAGATGGCCATCTTTCTTTGAAGTTGGTCTGTTGAGTGATAGTTGAGAATTGTAATGTATGCGTGCAGGTGCACCTGGTTTTGTGGAACGAACTAAACGTACAGTTTAAGCAATCTTGCGGGGTGACTGTTGGTGGGATAAGCAAATGTACCTTCATTCCCACAAAGGCAGAAGAAGTGAgtattatgtaatttttttgtctacttgaatttgaatcagtgttctacatattcaatttATAGTCTTTTGGTGGGAATGTGAAGTAACGCCCTTCATTTTGGCTTTAATGATATTTCATGTGGCTTGTTGTAACATTCATGTGGGTGGTTTAAGTAAAACCTGCATTTTGGCAGTAATGTAATTCAAGTGGAAGTGTGGAATAAGTGTTGTACATATTCAATTTACAGTTTTTTGGGTGGTTTAAGGGACAAGCTGCATTTTGGCAATAGTGTTGGTACATAATTTTATTTTGGCTTAATGATATTTCATGTGGGTATTTAGGGACACTCTTCATTAGGTGGGTGGGTGAAAAATTTTACACCCTAAGATTTTGGCTTTACAGATATTCATGTCGGTATTTGAAATTACTCTCTACATTTGGCATTACTGATAGTTTTAGCTCGTCTGATATCTTTGTCACAGGATATTATCCAAACATTGGACAATTTAGTATACCAGGAAGCTCAGAGAATGCCCAACTTGTTTCTCCATTACAATGGAGCTAAAACTACTGCTGAGGAGTTCAGTGCAAAGTGCTCAACCTGCATTAGAAACTTTGGAGTGGTTGGTGTAGCCTCCAATGATATAGGAGTTCCTATTGCCTGCATCAAGCCTGGAATCTTTCATGGTGTTCACATAGACTATAATCTCAGTATTGACACCATAAAACACTGCAGGTAAGAAAGTGTTACAGAGGTTTGGAATCCATAAAATCTCTACATATAATCACTATAACGTGCTATACAGGGAGAATTTGGAGGAGATTGTTAAGGCCATAGATCAAGTTTATGAAAAGAACAACCCACGCAAAATTTGCAGGCAACACTTGGAGTTTCTGAAAGCAAGGCGTATGGAAAGGAAGTTGAGCATCAAGCTCAAACTGAAGCATAAATCACCTTTAACAAtagtaaagaagagaagaaaaCACTCGCCTTCTTCTGCTTCCAAAGATGCTACATCTGTTATGTATAAAACATATGCTCTTAGAAATAGATATTCACTCAGAGAGAGATCTAAACAGATGAAGACTAAGTTGTTTACAGAAAACTTTGAGAGCAGTAGCATTTCAACAACTTGATTTCTGAATCAAAGTTCTGTTGTTATCTAGTTTCAAATTTTGTTAGGCGTTTGTGGATTTCCAAGATTTGTAATTAAATGCATA
This window harbors:
- the LOC131045618 gene encoding uncharacterized protein LOC131045618: MSDLYGAKVLINDMQLLHDMDVSHAQVHLVLWNELNVQFKQSCGVTVGGISKCTFIPTKAEEDIIQTLDNLVYQEAQRMPNLFLHYNGAKTTAEEFSAKCSTCIRNFGVVGVASNDIGVPIACIKPGIFHGVHIDYNLSIDTIKHCRENLEEIVKAIDQVYEKNNPRKICRQHLEFLKARRMERKLSIKLKLKHKSPLTIVKKRRKHSPSSASKDATSVMYKTYALRNRYSLRERSKQMKTKLFTENFESSSISTT